Genomic window (Candidatus Bathyarchaeia archaeon):
TATCCCTAGTTTTATGTGTCTTGTCTCCAACCATCATTGGTGATGGGGGATGAGCTGGGAGAGGAGTGTTGCTTTTGTTAGAGGGAATAATATTTAAAGAAGAGGGCGACGAAGGATGAGATTCTTAAAATATGTAAGGGTATCGAGGACGATAATTTGAGGGTTTTAGGTATAGTCAAGACTAACAACATAATTTTTGAGAAAGAGGGGATTCATTACGCAGGGGTTAGCAAGAGGCTTGAGAAAGCCCTTTCAAAACATTTTAAGGAAAAGGTTTACGTTAAATCGAGTAACGTGAGGACAATAAAGCTTTTAGAAAAATTTGGTGAGCGAGTTGAGGTATGAGGTTGAAGTGAAGTTTCATGAGGATTTCGTCAAAGCTGAGGGAAACAAGATAATCGTTGGATTAACTTCTAAGCCTGAGGAGGGAAAGGCGAACCTGGAGCTGATTAAGAAGCTGGCGAAGCATTTTAACGTTCCGTCAACGCACGTTAAGATCGTGGCGGGTTTAAAATCGAGGAGGAAAGTTGTCGAGATTTTAGGTATCTCCCACTCCAAGTGTCAGTAAAACTCCCTTCTTTTCCCTTAATCTTCAATCGTCAGGATACCCGGATGAAAAAGGATTCACTTAATTTTTTAATTGTACACCGCTCGTCCACTAAATTTTTAATTTGGGTGGGAGACGTAAAGAACCCTTAATACAGTTGGAGTTATGAAGTCTAATTTCTCAGGGCATATGCTCATTATCTTAGACTGATAAATATAAGTGATTATACCAGCCCGTATCTCGTCCGCCCTTAAACTTATCGAGGAGTTCCAGCTACTTAAGTAGGATAAATTAAGATTTATACCATTAATTAGTTTAAATCTCAGCCAACGCACGTGTTCGACGCCATCGACCCTTCGGTATTCCATCCACTCAACTATTCAATGATGCTTCTTTCATTCAGGGTATTTTCACATTATTTCAGCATTTTCCTCATCCTATTCATACTTAACATCTTAAATTATCTTTAACTTATAATGCACTAGGCTACTGAGTCAGCGCAGTCCACGAGGGACTTACCTAGTTAAGTGTGGATACCGCCCGGTCCACCATAAGAAACCTTTTATGGGCTTATTCTCCGTGAATGTTCCACAATGCTGTGGCGGACGACGCGCCGACCCATGGCCGGCTCCCGTTGCTGTTCATCAGCTTGTTTGGACCGATGATGCCTTGAAGGCTAGATAGACCTTCGAGTTCAGGTTGAGCCGCATCTCGTTGAAGGACCTCTTGGTTATTTGAACTGTGAAGTCTTTGCCCGCCCTGACTCTAAGCTTCACGGTGCCCCCCGCATCGGATATCTGCACTATACTGCCCTTGAAGGTGTTTCTCGCGCTCGAGACCAGCGGTTTAGTTGAAAGGATGATGTCTTCCGGGGGCACGTGCACCATCACTTCCCCCGTCTTCCGGAACGCAGCCTCGATCCGTAAGCCGTCGCCTATGTCGATGATCGAAGTGCCCTCGCCCGTCGCCTTCGAGACACCATGGAAGACGTTTTCAAGCCTGGCGAAGTCCCTGATGGTCCTGGATAGGCTGCCGAAGACTTCTCGGAACGTGCCGATCCGCTCAACTCTTCCATGGTTTAAGACGGCCATCCTATGGGCCAGGTTCTCCGCCTGAGACATGTCATGGGTCGTCATAATTACCGTTGTGTTCCTCTCCCTGGTGAAGCTGGAGATGGCCTCCTCGACTATGGATGTATTCCTCGGATCCAGGTTCGCCGTGGGTTCATCGAGGAGTAATAGTTCAGGTTCTGCCACTAACGCTTGGGCCAGGGCTACCCTCTGGGATTCCCCACCCGACAGGGACAACGCGTTTTTACGCTCGAAGCCCTCCAACTTCAACAGTTCAAGCATAGCCTTAACCTTCTCTTCGATAAGATGCCTTTCCTCGCCTCTAATCTTTAGGGCGTAGGCTATGTTGTCGAAGACGCTCATGTTGAATAGCGTTGTCTGCTG
Coding sequences:
- a CDS encoding DUF167 domain-containing protein, whose translation is MSELRYEVEVKFHEDFVKAEGNKIIVGLTSKPEEGKANLELIKKLAKHFNVPSTHVKIVAGLKSRRKVVEILGISHSKCQ
- a CDS encoding ABC transporter ATP-binding protein: ALKDVSFTVQRGEVFVLVGPNGAGKTTLLRIIDLLEEPTSGEVIFDGEPVDYSAKEKVNLRRRIGMVFQQTTLFNMSVFDNIAYALKIRGEERHLIEEKVKAMLELLKLEGFERKNALSLSGGESQRVALAQALVAEPELLLLDEPTANLDPRNTSIVEEAISSFTRERNTTVIMTTHDMSQAENLAHRMAVLNHGRVERIGTFREVFGSLSRTIRDFARLENVFHGVSKATGEGTSIIDIGDGLRIEAAFRKTGEVMVHVPPEDIILSTKPLVSSARNTFKGSIVQISDAGGTVKLRVRAGKDFTVQITKRSFNEMRLNLNSKVYLAFKASSVQTS